A single window of Streptomyces griseoviridis DNA harbors:
- a CDS encoding ATP-binding protein: MPATETFRIPRHRRHVPTARHHVLKALAGWGVSGELVDCVVLLANELVTNAVTHCRVTHAQVKVTLTLEGRDLLLEVSDPDRDRLPLPHHSTPDEEGGRGLALVEALADEWGHRQDPFTKCVWARFRLPGSEGDDVPPAA; this comes from the coding sequence ATGCCCGCAACCGAGACCTTCCGCATCCCCAGACACCGAAGGCACGTCCCGACCGCGCGCCACCACGTGCTCAAGGCGCTCGCGGGCTGGGGCGTCTCAGGCGAACTCGTCGACTGTGTCGTCCTGTTGGCCAACGAACTCGTCACCAACGCGGTGACCCACTGCCGCGTCACGCACGCCCAGGTCAAGGTCACGCTGACGCTGGAGGGGCGGGACCTGCTGCTGGAGGTCTCGGACCCCGACCGGGATCGGCTGCCCCTCCCCCACCACTCCACCCCGGACGAGGAAGGCGGCCGCGGCCTCGCCCTCGTCGAGGCGCTGGCCGACGAATGGGGTCACCGGCAGGACCCGTTCACGAAGTGCGTGTGGGCCAGGTTCCGGCTTCCCGGCTCGGAGGGCGACGATGTTCCGCCGGCCGCGTAG
- a CDS encoding DUF5753 domain-containing protein — translation MSTDTGRTRPWQGRLDAGHRPVQDEWNSLVLNASTVRSWEPGIVPGLFQTADYARCVFDGLGELRDIPKDTNDAVSARLKRQEWLGLPGKKLHQLIWEGALHARLGPPAVMAAQLDRILAVLDLDTVSLGVVPFSAGLRLLVGSSFTMVDERLVVVEDWHAEHWLDDADAVALHRKVWDAHARSAVHGDDARQLIVRARSGLTV, via the coding sequence ATGAGTACCGATACCGGACGGACGCGTCCTTGGCAGGGGCGACTGGACGCAGGGCACCGCCCGGTCCAGGACGAGTGGAACTCCCTGGTGCTCAACGCGAGCACGGTGCGTTCCTGGGAGCCCGGCATCGTCCCCGGCCTCTTCCAGACCGCCGACTACGCGCGATGCGTCTTCGACGGCCTGGGTGAGCTGAGGGACATTCCCAAGGACACGAACGACGCGGTGAGCGCGCGTCTGAAGCGGCAGGAGTGGCTGGGACTTCCGGGTAAGAAGTTGCATCAACTCATCTGGGAGGGCGCGCTGCACGCCCGGCTCGGTCCGCCGGCGGTCATGGCAGCTCAACTGGACCGGATCCTCGCGGTGTTGGACCTGGACACCGTCAGCCTCGGGGTGGTGCCGTTCAGCGCCGGACTGCGACTGCTGGTCGGCAGCTCGTTCACGATGGTGGACGAACGTCTCGTCGTCGTCGAGGACTGGCATGCCGAGCACTGGCTCGACGACGCTGACGCCGTCGCGCTGCATCGGAAGGTCTGGGACGCGCACGCGCGGTCCGCCGTCCACGGCGATGACGCCCGGCAGCTCATCGTCCGCGCGCGCAGCGGTCTCACGGTCTGA